From Nonomuraea helvata, a single genomic window includes:
- a CDS encoding IclR family transcriptional regulator: protein MGTAAIRDDRAAIDKAVSLLISFGDQAGTGLGVSELARRAELSKSTAFRVLGMLERNGVVEKIAGKYRLGERLHELGRHVYVPDHDRIRDLLIPFLTDLYELTRETVHLAALHATDVVYLSKLYGHRQVRSPSRIGGRVPAHCTAVGKVLLAYDHDALERVLASDLRAFTPHTITDPGRLAASIAEIRRTGIAFDDEESTVGLRCAAVPVMGRGGKAVAAMSVSGPTGRLDTRAQAPALRRVSAAAALALARGHRLHATA, encoded by the coding sequence ATGGGAACGGCCGCCATTCGCGATGACCGCGCTGCCATCGACAAGGCGGTCAGCCTCCTGATCTCGTTCGGCGACCAGGCCGGAACCGGGCTCGGCGTCAGCGAACTGGCCCGTCGCGCCGAGCTGAGCAAGAGCACCGCGTTCCGCGTCCTCGGCATGCTGGAGCGCAACGGCGTCGTGGAGAAGATCGCGGGCAAGTACCGGCTGGGTGAGCGGCTGCACGAGCTCGGTCGGCATGTCTACGTGCCCGACCACGACCGCATCCGCGACCTGCTCATCCCCTTCCTCACCGACCTGTACGAGCTGACGCGCGAAACCGTGCACCTCGCCGCCCTGCACGCCACCGACGTGGTCTACCTGTCCAAGCTCTACGGCCACCGCCAGGTCCGCTCGCCCTCGCGGATCGGCGGCCGGGTCCCCGCCCATTGCACCGCGGTCGGCAAGGTGCTGCTGGCCTACGACCATGACGCCCTGGAGCGCGTGCTCGCCTCAGACCTGCGGGCGTTCACGCCGCACACCATCACCGACCCCGGCAGGCTGGCGGCCTCGATCGCCGAGATCCGCCGCACCGGGATCGCCTTCGACGACGAGGAGTCGACCGTCGGGCTGCGCTGCGCCGCCGTCCCCGTCATGGGCCGGGGCGGCAAGGCCGTGGCCGCGATGTCGGTTTCGGGTCCCACCGGCCGTCTGGACACCCGGGCGCAGGCGCCGGCGCTGCGACGGGTGAGCGCCGCGGCGGCCCTGGCACTGGCGCGAGGCCACCGCCTGCACGCCACCGCGTGA
- a CDS encoding alpha/beta fold hydrolase: MKQHVVTTTLGDIAVAETGEGPVLVMLHGGGPGASGVSNYHQNLPALARRFRVILPDQPGFGASYRPTEEDLDKRSITEITVDALFQALDALGIGTFHLLGNSLGGAAAIAMAQERPDRVAKLVLMAPGGGWLPFGPTPTEGQKEMFRYYNGTGPSEKKMAAFIRTMVFDHKQFGEDVVKARYEASLDESHIAFYHRYNAAFARRGGMDPLWRDLHKIKAPTLLLWGRDDRTITFDGAQLMLKQIRDVQLHVFGRCGHWVQLERQHEFEDLVTGFLA, from the coding sequence GTGAAACAGCACGTAGTGACCACCACGCTCGGCGACATCGCCGTCGCCGAGACCGGCGAGGGCCCCGTGCTGGTGATGCTGCACGGCGGCGGCCCCGGCGCCTCCGGTGTCAGCAACTACCACCAGAACCTGCCCGCGCTGGCCCGCCGCTTCCGCGTCATCCTGCCCGACCAGCCCGGCTTCGGCGCCAGCTACCGCCCCACCGAGGAGGACCTGGACAAGCGGTCCATCACCGAGATCACCGTGGACGCCCTCTTCCAGGCGCTGGACGCCCTCGGCATCGGGACCTTCCACCTGCTCGGCAACAGCCTCGGCGGCGCCGCTGCGATCGCGATGGCCCAAGAACGCCCCGACCGGGTGGCCAAGCTCGTCCTCATGGCCCCCGGTGGCGGCTGGCTGCCGTTCGGTCCCACCCCGACCGAGGGGCAGAAGGAGATGTTCCGCTACTACAACGGCACCGGCCCCAGTGAGAAGAAGATGGCCGCGTTCATCCGCACCATGGTCTTCGACCACAAGCAGTTCGGCGAGGACGTCGTCAAGGCGCGCTACGAGGCCTCGCTCGACGAGAGTCACATCGCCTTCTACCACCGCTACAACGCCGCCTTCGCCAGGCGCGGCGGCATGGACCCGCTGTGGAGGGACCTCCACAAGATCAAGGCGCCGACCCTGCTGCTGTGGGGGCGCGACGACCGCACGATCACCTTCGACGGCGCGCAGCTCATGCTCAAGCAGATCCGCGACGTGCAACTCCACGTCTTCGGCCGGTGTGGCCACTGGGTTCAGCTGGAGCGGCAGCACGAGTTCGAGGACCTCGTCACGGGATTTCTGGCATGA
- a CDS encoding non-heme iron oxygenase ferredoxin subunit, whose amino-acid sequence MSEGIRVAALDDIPEGEGIAIDKAITGTDDNVALLRDTDGSVWALDDTCTHEDASLADGWVEDGYVECPLHASRFCLKNGEVQGLPATRDTCPHRVEVRDGEVYLFPNQAP is encoded by the coding sequence GTGAGCGAGGGAATCCGCGTCGCCGCGCTGGATGACATTCCCGAGGGCGAGGGCATCGCCATCGACAAGGCGATCACCGGCACAGACGACAACGTGGCGCTGCTGCGCGACACCGACGGCAGCGTGTGGGCGCTGGACGATACCTGCACCCACGAGGACGCCTCTCTGGCCGACGGCTGGGTCGAGGACGGCTACGTCGAGTGCCCGCTGCACGCCAGCAGGTTCTGCCTGAAGAACGGCGAGGTGCAGGGCCTGCCCGCCACTCGCGACACCTGCCCGCACCGGGTCGAGGTACGCGACGGCGAGGTCTACCTCTTCCCGAACCAGGCGCCATGA
- a CDS encoding 3-carboxyethylcatechol 2,3-dioxygenase, whose product MIAAAVGLSHSPLIGKNDPAPGVIAAVDAAMHEVRAFVSAFHPDLVVLYAPDHYNGFFYKEMPPFCLATEANAVGDFGSAAGPLSVDTDAARAIALGVLERGVDLTISARMTVDHGFVQPLEVLFGGIDRVPVVPVFVNGVATPLGPISRIRALGTAIGEAAAELDRRVLFVGSGGLSHDPPVPVLDGAPPRVADALIEGRPPTPEQRARGEQRVVQAGRDYAAGSTAMIPINPTWDNLVLDTLAGGRLDDVDSWSVEWMGAEGGGSAHEVRTWIAAFASLATIGEYRMTSRFYQAIPEWIAGFAAATAAATSLPEAAR is encoded by the coding sequence ATGATCGCCGCTGCCGTCGGCCTGTCCCATTCCCCACTCATCGGCAAGAACGACCCCGCGCCCGGCGTCATCGCGGCCGTGGACGCCGCCATGCACGAGGTCCGCGCGTTCGTCAGCGCCTTCCACCCCGACCTGGTCGTGCTCTACGCACCTGACCACTACAACGGCTTCTTCTACAAGGAGATGCCGCCGTTCTGCCTCGCGACGGAGGCCAACGCGGTCGGCGACTTCGGCTCGGCCGCCGGGCCACTGTCGGTGGACACCGATGCCGCCCGCGCCATCGCCCTCGGCGTTCTGGAACGGGGCGTCGATCTGACGATCTCGGCGCGGATGACCGTGGACCACGGGTTCGTGCAGCCGCTGGAGGTGCTGTTCGGCGGCATCGACCGGGTCCCCGTCGTGCCGGTCTTCGTCAACGGGGTCGCCACGCCGCTCGGCCCGATCAGCCGGATCCGCGCGCTCGGCACCGCGATCGGTGAGGCCGCCGCTGAACTGGACCGGCGGGTGCTATTCGTGGGCTCAGGCGGGCTCTCCCACGATCCCCCCGTACCGGTGCTGGACGGCGCCCCACCCCGCGTGGCCGACGCCCTCATCGAGGGCCGCCCGCCCACGCCGGAGCAGCGGGCGCGGGGAGAGCAACGGGTGGTGCAGGCCGGCCGCGACTACGCCGCCGGCTCGACCGCGATGATCCCCATCAACCCGACCTGGGACAACCTGGTCCTGGACACCCTCGCCGGCGGCCGGCTGGACGACGTGGACAGTTGGAGCGTGGAGTGGATGGGCGCCGAGGGCGGCGGCTCCGCACACGAGGTGCGTACCTGGATCGCCGCGTTCGCCTCGCTCGCCACCATCGGCGAGTACCGGATGACCTCCCGCTTCTACCAGGCCATCCCCGAGTGGATCGCGGGCTTCGCGGCCGCCACGGCGGCCGCCACTTCATTGCCGGAGGCCGCGCGATGA
- a CDS encoding zinc-binding dehydrogenase yields MLAATAVSQSATDPLSGLVLGDVPKPERRPGWSTVRVVSSSLNMHDLWTLRGVGHPPERLPIILGCDAAGYDEDGNEVIVHPVIADPDAGRGDETLDPNRALLSEQHDGAFAEYLTVPTRNLIPKPPWLSFDEAACLPVAWTTAYRMLFTRARIKAGDRVLVQGAGGGVASAAIKLALAAGAVVYATSRSEDKRAQALSWGARAAVAPGERLPERVDVVIETVGEATWSHSLKSLRPGGTVVIAGATSGTNPPADLGRVFYLQQRILGSTGCTRGELVALLNMMDATGLRPVIDRTLPLDEIHKGFQLMIDGRVTGKLVIKEITS; encoded by the coding sequence ATGCTTGCCGCCACCGCCGTCTCTCAGAGCGCGACCGACCCGCTGTCCGGTCTCGTCCTGGGCGACGTCCCCAAGCCCGAGCGCCGGCCCGGCTGGTCGACCGTCCGGGTCGTCTCCTCTTCCTTGAACATGCACGACCTGTGGACGCTGCGTGGCGTCGGTCACCCGCCCGAGAGGCTTCCGATCATCCTCGGCTGCGACGCCGCAGGCTACGACGAGGACGGCAACGAGGTCATCGTGCACCCCGTCATCGCCGACCCCGACGCCGGGCGGGGCGACGAGACCCTCGACCCGAACCGGGCCCTGCTGTCCGAGCAGCACGACGGCGCCTTCGCCGAGTATCTGACCGTCCCGACCCGCAACCTGATCCCCAAACCGCCGTGGTTGTCCTTCGACGAGGCCGCGTGCCTGCCGGTCGCCTGGACGACCGCGTACCGGATGTTGTTCACCCGGGCGCGGATCAAAGCCGGGGACCGGGTGCTCGTGCAGGGCGCGGGCGGCGGCGTCGCCTCGGCCGCGATCAAGCTGGCGCTGGCCGCGGGCGCCGTGGTGTACGCCACCAGCCGCAGCGAGGACAAGCGCGCCCAGGCACTCTCCTGGGGCGCGCGGGCCGCCGTGGCGCCCGGTGAGCGGCTGCCCGAACGCGTGGACGTCGTCATCGAGACCGTCGGCGAGGCCACCTGGTCGCACTCCCTGAAGTCGCTGCGCCCCGGTGGCACCGTCGTCATCGCCGGCGCGACCAGTGGCACCAACCCGCCCGCCGACCTCGGCCGGGTCTTCTACCTGCAGCAGCGCATCCTCGGCTCCACCGGCTGCACCCGCGGCGAACTGGTCGCGCTGCTCAACATGATGGACGCCACGGGCCTGCGCCCAGTGATCGACCGCACGCTCCCGCTGGACGAGATCCACAAGGGCTTCCAGCTCATGATCGACGGGCGGGTCACCGGCAAGCTCGTCATTAAGGAGATCACCTCATGA
- a CDS encoding 2-keto-4-pentenoate hydratase: protein MTAIDQAVDRLADAAVTGQPCRPVRDLVTDVADAYEVQRRLNARRTAPVTGRKIGLTSSAVQQQLGVDQPDFGVLFADMEVTRTAPIGRLLQPKVEAEIAFVLAADLAGDLDPATVRAAVLYAVPALEIVDSRIAGWDITINDTVADNASSGLYVLGSQRLPLTAFEPVETTMRMYAGDALVSQGTGAACLGDPLNALLWLARTARDFDDPLRAGQVILSGALGPMAPISPGVTVRAEISGLGTVSVTFEDDPS from the coding sequence ATGACCGCCATCGACCAGGCCGTGGACCGTCTGGCGGACGCGGCTGTCACCGGCCAACCGTGCCGGCCGGTCCGCGATCTCGTCACAGACGTCGCCGACGCCTACGAAGTGCAGCGCCGCCTCAACGCCCGCCGCACTGCCCCCGTGACCGGCCGGAAGATCGGCCTCACCTCCTCCGCCGTACAGCAACAGCTCGGCGTGGACCAGCCCGACTTCGGGGTGCTCTTCGCCGACATGGAGGTGACGCGCACCGCCCCCATCGGGCGGCTCCTGCAGCCCAAGGTCGAGGCCGAGATCGCCTTCGTTCTCGCCGCCGACCTGGCCGGTGACCTCGATCCGGCCACGGTGCGCGCAGCGGTGCTGTACGCGGTGCCCGCCCTGGAGATCGTGGACAGCCGCATCGCCGGCTGGGACATCACGATCAACGACACCGTCGCCGACAACGCCTCCAGCGGCCTGTACGTCCTCGGGTCGCAGCGGCTGCCGCTGACCGCGTTCGAGCCGGTCGAAACCACTATGCGGATGTACGCAGGCGACGCGCTAGTCTCCCAGGGCACCGGCGCCGCCTGCCTCGGCGACCCGCTCAACGCACTGCTGTGGCTGGCCCGCACCGCCCGCGACTTCGACGATCCACTACGCGCGGGCCAGGTGATCCTGTCCGGCGCCTTGGGACCAATGGCCCCCATCTCCCCCGGTGTCACCGTAAGGGCAGAAATTTCTGGACTCGGCACGGTGTCTGTGACCTTCGAGGACGATCCTTCATGA
- a CDS encoding aromatic ring-hydroxylating dioxygenase subunit alpha codes for MTIEPPRGALRRPAELAPAIDVSGLVDSEGGLVDRAVFTDQQIYRQELRRVFAPSWLFLAHADQFHKPGDFFTTYMGEDPVIVTLDRNRRVRAYLNSCRHRGARVCRADYGATRNFTCTYHGWSYDLEGKLVSVPNKAGYPESFDTGEWGLVEVPHVDSYRGLIFGTWNPDPVPLRESLGDMAWYMDAMLDHDDQGTVVVGGVHKWVLEGNWKLAAEQFATDWYHVNMSHASALMVLSPTGKGPKDEIVHRTGRQYAGPNGHGAGFPVHPKNRFDAGTVHQWTDYAALRERLGDARVEGPLTNGHATVFPNFSYLPVNGSIRIWHPKGPDRMEVWAWTIVDKSMPPEVREAQRLYNLRTFGPSGIFEQDDGENWSEVQAVSHGFVTNSVPLNYQMGLGSERDDGRHPGTTSELYSDAAGRAFYARWRELMTTPAWHEEDDK; via the coding sequence ATGACCATCGAACCCCCGCGTGGGGCCTTGCGGCGCCCGGCCGAGCTGGCGCCGGCCATCGACGTCTCCGGCCTCGTCGACAGCGAGGGCGGGCTGGTGGATCGCGCCGTCTTCACCGACCAGCAGATCTACCGACAGGAACTGCGCCGCGTGTTCGCGCCGAGCTGGCTGTTCCTGGCGCACGCCGACCAGTTCCACAAGCCCGGCGACTTCTTCACCACGTACATGGGCGAGGATCCGGTCATCGTCACCCTGGACCGCAACCGCCGGGTGCGCGCGTACCTGAACTCCTGCCGGCACCGCGGCGCCCGCGTCTGCCGCGCCGACTACGGCGCCACCCGCAACTTCACCTGCACCTACCACGGCTGGTCCTACGACCTGGAAGGCAAGCTCGTCAGCGTCCCGAACAAGGCGGGCTACCCGGAGTCGTTCGACACGGGGGAGTGGGGCCTGGTCGAAGTGCCCCACGTCGACAGCTACCGCGGCCTGATCTTCGGCACCTGGAACCCGGACCCGGTGCCGCTGCGCGAGTCGCTGGGCGACATGGCCTGGTACATGGACGCGATGCTCGACCACGACGACCAGGGCACGGTCGTGGTGGGCGGCGTGCACAAGTGGGTGCTGGAAGGCAACTGGAAGCTGGCCGCCGAGCAGTTCGCCACCGACTGGTACCACGTCAACATGAGCCACGCCTCGGCACTCATGGTGCTCTCGCCCACCGGCAAGGGCCCCAAGGACGAGATCGTGCACCGTACCGGCCGTCAGTACGCCGGCCCCAACGGCCACGGCGCCGGATTCCCCGTGCACCCCAAGAACCGTTTCGACGCCGGAACCGTCCACCAGTGGACGGACTACGCGGCGCTGCGCGAACGTCTCGGCGACGCCCGCGTTGAAGGCCCGCTCACCAACGGGCACGCCACCGTCTTCCCGAACTTCTCCTACCTGCCGGTCAACGGATCCATCCGGATCTGGCACCCCAAGGGCCCGGACCGGATGGAGGTGTGGGCCTGGACGATCGTCGACAAGTCCATGCCGCCCGAGGTACGCGAGGCCCAGCGGCTCTACAACCTGCGCACGTTCGGCCCGAGCGGCATCTTCGAGCAGGACGACGGCGAGAACTGGAGCGAGGTGCAGGCCGTCTCGCACGGCTTCGTCACCAACAGCGTGCCGCTCAACTACCAGATGGGCCTCGGCTCCGAACGCGACGACGGCCGCCACCCTGGCACCACGAGCGAGCTGTACAGCGACGCCGCCGGCCGGGCCTTCTACGCGCGCTGGCGCGAACTCATGACCACCCCTGCCTGGCACGAGGAGGACGACAAGTGA
- a CDS encoding long-chain fatty acid--CoA ligase produces the protein MTHPHPPNSGFNVDVNPAAAVARNARHFGEAAAVRYAGGDLTYTQLDLKAARLATVLAEGGIRDGDRVAYLGLNSGSFLLTMLASFRLGAVFVPVNFRLAEPELQSVLQRSGAAALVCEEGHRASAEHVRAATSLTRFLLVDDDPEVPATDGVAGWEPWFGLIAAARPFPSVTAKTFDDPAILMFTSGTTGLPKGVVLTYGNAWWNSVNVDTMFDTRRGDVTYAAAPLFHIGALNSFVLRTLVRGGTVLVRRSFDPVRFLDDLVTYRVNSMFAVPAMLAALSRVPGAFDADLSHLRSIVVAGAPVPPSLIELYASHGILLQQAWGLTETAPFATHLPAEHTLRKLGSAGIPMPYTQVRVVDSMTNQPLKPGEAGEIVVRGPNVTLGYWENPEATAAAFDEEGWFHSGDVGYLDEDGCLFIVDRLKDMIISGGENVYPAEVERVLAAMPGVVDVAVVGSPDEQWGETVAAVVSLAEGTTVTLDDVREYAATRLARYKLPRKLKIVQDVPRNASGKLDKAVIRRLADEEV, from the coding sequence ATGACTCACCCTCACCCCCCGAACTCGGGCTTCAACGTCGACGTCAACCCCGCCGCCGCCGTCGCGCGCAACGCCCGCCACTTCGGCGAGGCCGCCGCCGTCCGCTACGCGGGCGGCGACCTCACCTACACCCAGCTCGACCTGAAGGCGGCGCGGCTGGCGACGGTCCTCGCCGAGGGCGGCATCCGCGACGGCGACCGGGTCGCCTACCTGGGACTCAACAGCGGGTCCTTCCTGCTGACGATGCTGGCCTCGTTCCGCCTGGGCGCTGTCTTCGTCCCCGTCAACTTCCGGCTCGCCGAACCGGAGCTGCAGAGCGTGCTCCAGCGCAGCGGTGCCGCCGCGCTCGTCTGCGAGGAAGGACATCGGGCGAGCGCGGAGCACGTGCGCGCGGCGACCTCGCTCACACGCTTCCTCCTGGTGGACGACGACCCGGAGGTGCCGGCCACCGACGGCGTCGCGGGCTGGGAACCGTGGTTCGGCCTGATCGCGGCGGCCCGGCCGTTCCCGTCGGTGACCGCGAAGACCTTCGACGACCCGGCGATCCTGATGTTCACCTCGGGCACCACCGGCCTGCCCAAGGGCGTGGTCCTGACCTACGGCAACGCCTGGTGGAACTCGGTCAACGTGGACACCATGTTCGACACCCGCCGAGGGGACGTGACGTACGCCGCCGCCCCGCTCTTCCACATCGGCGCGCTCAACAGCTTCGTGCTGCGGACGTTGGTGCGCGGCGGCACAGTGCTGGTGCGCCGCTCGTTCGATCCGGTCCGGTTCCTCGACGACCTGGTCACGTACCGGGTCAACTCGATGTTCGCCGTGCCCGCCATGCTCGCCGCCCTGAGCCGCGTGCCCGGTGCCTTCGACGCCGACCTGTCTCACCTGCGCTCGATCGTCGTGGCGGGCGCGCCCGTGCCGCCGTCCCTGATCGAGCTGTACGCCTCGCACGGCATCCTGCTGCAGCAGGCGTGGGGGCTCACCGAGACCGCGCCGTTCGCCACCCACCTGCCCGCCGAGCACACCCTGCGCAAGCTCGGCTCCGCCGGCATCCCCATGCCCTACACGCAGGTCCGCGTCGTGGACTCGATGACCAACCAGCCGCTCAAGCCCGGCGAAGCCGGTGAGATCGTGGTGCGAGGCCCCAACGTCACCCTCGGCTACTGGGAGAACCCCGAGGCGACCGCGGCCGCGTTCGACGAGGAGGGCTGGTTCCACTCCGGCGACGTCGGCTACCTGGACGAGGACGGCTGCCTGTTCATTGTCGACCGGCTCAAAGACATGATCATCAGCGGCGGGGAGAACGTCTACCCGGCAGAGGTCGAACGGGTCCTGGCCGCCATGCCCGGCGTCGTCGACGTAGCGGTCGTCGGCAGCCCCGACGAGCAGTGGGGCGAGACGGTCGCCGCCGTGGTGTCCCTGGCTGAGGGGACGACGGTCACCCTCGACGACGTCCGCGAGTACGCCGCCACTCGGCTTGCCCGCTACAAGCTGCCCCGCAAACTGAAGATCGTCCAGGATGTGCCCAGGAACGCCTCCGGCAAGCTGGACAAGGCCGTCATCCGCCGCCTGGCGGACGAGGAGGTCTGA
- a CDS encoding SDR family NAD(P)-dependent oxidoreductase: protein MSGWLDGYAALITGGGSGIGRAVAERFLAEGASVTVLGRDPAQLDQVAGDPFRVHRVTADVRDSGALHAAVAETVERFGKLDTLVANAGVWDYQRQLTRLSGKEIDAAFDEVFSINVKGYLLAAEAAWPELVRTRGSIVMTLSNASFHVNGGGPLYTASKHACLGLMRELAYELAPKVRVNGVACGGMNTDLRGPETLTLGDRSIAASFAKRQGTPPIPLHDSSTDPRDFTAPYVLLAAREQSGTITGHAISADGGIGVRGFARPAGGDHL, encoded by the coding sequence ATGAGCGGCTGGCTCGACGGCTACGCCGCGCTGATCACCGGTGGCGGCTCTGGCATCGGCCGCGCCGTCGCCGAGCGTTTCCTCGCCGAGGGAGCCTCTGTGACCGTCCTCGGCCGCGACCCGGCCCAGCTCGACCAGGTCGCCGGGGATCCGTTCAGAGTGCACAGGGTGACCGCCGACGTCCGCGACTCCGGCGCGCTGCACGCCGCCGTCGCCGAGACCGTCGAACGCTTCGGCAAGCTCGACACCCTCGTCGCCAACGCCGGAGTGTGGGACTACCAGCGCCAGCTCACCCGGCTGTCCGGCAAGGAGATCGACGCCGCCTTCGACGAGGTCTTCTCCATCAATGTCAAGGGCTACCTGCTGGCCGCCGAGGCCGCCTGGCCGGAGCTGGTCAGGACGCGCGGCAGCATCGTCATGACGCTGTCCAACGCGTCCTTCCACGTCAACGGCGGCGGCCCCCTCTACACCGCCAGCAAGCACGCCTGCCTCGGCCTCATGCGCGAGCTCGCCTACGAGCTGGCACCCAAGGTCCGCGTGAACGGCGTCGCGTGCGGCGGCATGAACACCGACCTGCGCGGCCCCGAGACGCTGACACTCGGCGACCGCTCGATCGCGGCCTCCTTCGCCAAGCGGCAGGGCACTCCGCCCATCCCGCTGCACGACTCCAGCACCGACCCCCGCGACTTCACCGCGCCCTACGTGCTGCTCGCCGCCCGCGAGCAGAGCGGCACCATCACCGGACACGCCATCTCGGCCGACGGCGGCATCGGGGTTCGGGGGTTCGCCCGCCCCGCCGGCGGCGACCACCTCTGA
- a CDS encoding 3-phenylpropionate/cinnamic acid dioxygenase subunit beta yields the protein MRADRDTHFEVEQFYYEEADLLDAGRYADWLDLLADDLDYWMPTRTNRLRRQQALSVAARGEAALYDESKESLAWRIRRFDSGMAWAEDPPSRTRHLISNVMVSHVDPAEHPGFTEDDLLVRSAFLVYRNRLEREENVFAGSRTDLLRRVNGGFQVARRTILLDQNILLAKNISTFF from the coding sequence ATGCGCGCGGACCGCGACACCCACTTCGAGGTCGAGCAGTTCTACTACGAGGAGGCCGACCTCCTCGACGCCGGCCGCTACGCCGACTGGCTCGATCTGCTCGCCGACGACCTCGACTACTGGATGCCCACCCGCACCAACCGGCTGCGCCGCCAGCAGGCCCTGTCGGTCGCCGCCCGGGGCGAGGCCGCCCTCTACGACGAGAGCAAGGAGAGCCTGGCCTGGCGCATCCGCCGCTTCGACTCCGGCATGGCCTGGGCCGAGGACCCGCCCTCGCGCACCCGCCACCTGATCAGCAACGTGATGGTCAGCCACGTCGACCCGGCCGAGCACCCCGGCTTCACGGAAGACGACCTGCTGGTACGAAGTGCGTTCCTGGTCTACCGCAACCGCCTGGAACGCGAGGAGAACGTCTTCGCCGGCAGCCGTACCGACCTCCTGCGCCGCGTCAACGGCGGCTTCCAGGTCGCCCGCCGCACCATCCTGCTCGACCAGAACATTCTGCTTGCCAAGAACATCTCGACCTTCTTCTGA
- a CDS encoding NAD(P)/FAD-dependent oxidoreductase → MRVVIVGGGIAGVSTAAALRAGGFDGDLTLVDAGEFPYDRPPLSKDYLTGAKDLEQIALRPPQWYDKQSIRLLNRVRVTALRSGGVELQDGTLLPADRVVLATGGGAARPPIPGCERAHVLRTAEDADRLRAALRPGARVLVVGGGLIGAEVASNAVDLGCEVVLTDPVATPLAAAVGVELAAWLHRQHTTRGISTVQAGVESLDGAETALAGVRRVFDAVVLGVGMVPETALAEAAGLKVDRGIVVDGGQVTSNPAILAVGDSARSRDGHWEAAQHDGARAAATILGAPPPMPTAPWFWTDRHGHHVEAVGHMAAAGRTVVRGSFDDPAFSVFGLCDGLVVAAAAVDDSNAVRAARRMIDRRIPVDPARLSDPSVSLRSLLRG, encoded by the coding sequence ATGAGAGTCGTGATCGTCGGCGGCGGGATCGCGGGCGTCAGCACGGCCGCGGCCCTGCGCGCGGGCGGCTTCGACGGCGACCTCACGCTGGTCGACGCGGGCGAGTTCCCCTACGACCGGCCGCCGCTGTCGAAGGACTACCTGACCGGGGCCAAGGACCTCGAGCAGATCGCCCTGCGACCGCCGCAGTGGTACGACAAGCAGTCGATCCGGCTGCTCAACCGGGTCCGCGTGACCGCGTTGCGCTCAGGGGGCGTCGAGCTGCAGGACGGCACCCTGCTGCCCGCCGACCGGGTGGTTTTGGCCACCGGCGGGGGAGCGGCACGCCCGCCCATCCCGGGCTGCGAGCGCGCGCATGTGCTCCGCACGGCAGAGGACGCCGACCGGCTGCGCGCCGCTCTGAGACCGGGCGCCCGTGTGCTGGTGGTCGGCGGGGGCCTGATCGGCGCAGAGGTGGCGTCGAATGCCGTCGATCTCGGCTGCGAGGTCGTGCTCACGGATCCGGTGGCCACGCCGCTGGCCGCCGCGGTCGGCGTCGAGCTGGCCGCCTGGCTCCACCGACAGCACACGACCCGCGGCATCAGCACCGTCCAGGCCGGAGTGGAGTCGCTCGACGGAGCCGAGACAGCGCTCGCCGGTGTACGCCGCGTGTTCGACGCCGTGGTGCTCGGTGTCGGCATGGTGCCGGAGACCGCGCTGGCCGAGGCGGCCGGGCTGAAGGTCGATCGCGGCATCGTCGTGGACGGCGGACAGGTCACCTCGAACCCGGCGATCCTCGCCGTCGGCGACTCTGCCCGAAGCCGCGACGGGCACTGGGAGGCCGCCCAGCACGACGGCGCACGGGCGGCGGCCACCATTCTCGGCGCGCCACCTCCCATGCCCACCGCCCCCTGGTTCTGGACTGACCGGCACGGCCACCACGTCGAGGCCGTCGGCCACATGGCGGCGGCCGGCCGGACGGTGGTCCGCGGATCCTTCGACGATCCCGCGTTCTCGGTGTTCGGCCTGTGCGACGGGCTGGTCGTGGCCGCCGCCGCCGTGGACGACTCCAATGCCGTACGGGCCGCCCGGCGCATGATCGACCGCCGGATCCCGGTCGACCCGGCACGCCTGTCAGACCCGTCCGTGAGCCTGCGCTCGTTGCTGCGCGGCTGA